The sequence TTGAGAAGAGGGTGAGGGAAAGCAGGGTCTGACAGGAGGCCCAGCGCTGCAGAGGGTGGCGGGACTTGCACTCCTGGCCTTTGGTGATTCAGCTGCCTGAACAACCGCCTTGGCTAAAACAACTAAGTGCTGGATAGAATAcgcaaaatttctttttaaaggcacagcaccaccccccccccctaaaGTTGACATTAATAAAAAAGGTAGACAACAAGTGTtttcaaggatgtggagaaatcagaacctcacacacagctgctgggaatgtaaacatggtgcagccactttggaaaatagcctGGCAGTCCCTCAGATGGGCCAACATAGAGTTACCACGTGACCCTGCTGTTCCACTCCTAGGGATATATCCGAGGTAAATGGAAACatctgtccacacaaaaactcatatgtgaatgttcatagtagcattatctATAATAGCCATACGGTAGGAAAAAACAATTTTCCATCAACTGACGAATGGACGGTAAAAGGTGGTATAACTGAACaaaggaatattatttggcaataaaaagggacgaagtactgatacatgccataacatgatgaaccttgaaaacatgctaagtgaaagaaactagacacatattaaataatattgataatattGTCCAGAACAGCCTGActtggtggctcagtggttgagcattgacccatgaaccaggagatcacggtttgattccccatcagggcacatgcctgggttgcaggctccatccccagcagggggcgtgcaggaggcagccgatggattgatcgatttctatctctctatccctctcccttcctctgtctctaaaattcaataaaaacatattttaaaaaaaatactatacatCAGATCAACAAAGTCCCAGAAGACATTTCTTGTAAAGTCTAATACTGACAAATTCCTTACAGCATTAACAAAGACAAAAGAGGCAGCGCAAATAAGCAAACTATGAACAGAGGACAGCAACAGATGAGGTATCAGAATACATACAGGATAACTTTATGCCAATAATTTTGAAAACAGATGCAAAGGATAAactcctaaaaaaatacaactcaTGGAAATAGGCTCAAGGGGAAATAGAAAACCTGGGTGATCCTATCACCATTAAAGACTCGCAATATCAGAAGTTAATCTTCACAGGAAGACAGCTTTACAGACCAGTTCCCCCAAACGTTCAAGCAACCAATCATCCCCATCTTGCCAACCCttctagaaaacagaaaaagagagaacactTCCCAGTTCACTTTAGAAGCCAAATATAAATATAGCACCAACAGCAATGCTAGGCAAGGTCAGtataagaaaggaaaattacaggCAAATCTCACTCATTAATGCAGATGTAAAGCTGTTGTATAAAAATGTTAtgctagccctgaccagtttggctcagtggatagagcatcagcctgcagactgaagggtcccaggttcaattccagtcaagggcatgtaccttggttgcaggcacatccccagtaaggagtgtgcaggaggcagctgatcgatgtttctctctcatcgatgtttccacctctctatccctctcccttcctctctgtaaaaaaaatcaataaaatatatatttttaaaaaatgttatgcgATGGTCCCTGCCCCAGTAGCCTTGTTGGTTATACCATCCTCCCAATATGACAAAGTTgagattcaatccctggtcaggccacatacaagaatcagtcaatgaatacataaataagtgaaacaacaaattaatgtttctctctcccttcctctctagctctaaaatcaatcaataattaaaatgaaatacgccggaaccggtttggctcagtggatagagcgtcggcctgcggactgaaaggtcccaggttcgattccggtcaagggcatgtacctgggttgcgggcacatccccagtaggagatgtgcaggaggcagctaatcgatgtttctctctcatcgatgtttctaactctctatctctctcccttcctctctgtaaaaaatcaataaaatatattaaaaaaaataataaaataaaatgaaataaaaatgatatgcTATGAACGCATTTTTATCTCAAAATGTAAGGCTGATTTAGTATTATAAAAGTGGTAAGTGTAATTTTCCATTTTGACAGATAAACAACACTCCACAGTCCTGGCCAGCATATTAAACAAGAATGCATAACAATAAAGTTATaagaattggaaaagaagaaacaaacttgtcattatttgcagatgctATACTGTCAATTAGAAAACCAAAGAGAATTTACAGATAAAtccttaaaattaataattaacaaGTTTGCTGGATACAAAATGAATTTAAGGGAGAAAGaacccagctagcatggctcagtggttgagcatagacctatgaaccaggagatcacagtttgattcctggtcagggcacacacccaggttgtgggctcattccccaatcagcgcgcaggaggcagctgatcaatgatcctctctcatcattggtgtttctatctctctctccctctccctaccgctctgaaatcaataaaaatatacttaaaagacacagagaaacatcaattggtgcTGAGGATCAAACAAATCAGCAACTCAGGCAGgagatgtaattttaaaagagaTACTATTTACAATAGTAACAAGATGACAGAAtctccccctggctggtgtggcaccaaaaggttgacagttcaattcccggtcagggaacatgtctgggctgtggcagggggagtgcaggaggcagccaatccatgtttctctctttctctcccttcccctctctctaaaaatcaatttaaaaatcttaaataaaaaatttaaaaagatgattgATAGAGTCTCTAGGAATAAATCTCAAAAGATGTGAGCCCTGTaatgatgaaaattataaaattttgtcACATGACATTAAAGAAGGCCAAAATAAATAGAGATATACAGTAATCCTCCCTTATTCATGCGAGATACCTTCCAAGACCCACATGGATGCCTGTAGCCTCGGagagtaccaaaccctatatagtCTATGTTTTTCCCTATAAATACATACCTGTAACgaagtttaacttataaattaggcacCGTAAGAGATAACCAAAAATTACCgccaataaaatagaataattataacataCTGTAATCAAAGTTATGTGAACgtggtctctctcaaaatacctTACACTGTACTCCTCCTCTTTTATATGGTGGCGTGAGGTGTCACAACGCCTATGTGACGAGATGAAGTGAGTGGCGGCGCAGGCATTGTGACGTCCGCAGCAGCAGCAGACAACTGCCAGGGCGACTGGGACACGGCTCTGTGGGCGCGGCAGGGGCCTGATGACCTGGCTGCTACCAACAGGCAGGCAGCAGATACGGTGAGGATCAAAGGGATGGTCCACGTCCTGGGCCTGCCTGCCCaagatttcatcacgctactcagaatgGCTCACGATTTcaaatttatgaattatttctgaaattttccatttaatattttcagaccacggCTGACTGTAAGTGAACTTGCTAAAAACAAAAAACGCAGAGGTGGGACTACTGCACCACGTTCTTGGATAAGAAGACTCAAAACTGGAAAGATGGCAAtcctccccaaattgatctatcgATGCAATGCCGTTCCCAATGAAATTCTCAGAAAGGTTTTTCGGAGGACTTGGTAAGCTGCTTCTAAAATccacaaggaaaataaaaacgcAAGAATAGCGAAGAGACTCCCGAAGAAGAGATCGCCCTGTCGGACAGCAGGACTTCTTACAAAACTACGTCAGCGTGCTATTGGCAGAGGGACCGACCAAGGGGCGGAACGGGGAGGCCAAAGCAGACCCACGCGGACGACCGCGGACGACCGCGGGAACTCTGTGAGGGGCTGGAGGAAAGGGCAGGCGTCTCAGTAAACGCACAGGGAACAGCGGTTGCCTCTTTGGGAAAAGTGAAAGCGGATCCCCACGAGGGAGAAGGCTTCAAATAGAGGGCTGGGCGCTGAGAGCGCTGGAGCACGCAGGGCGTGAGAAGCGCAGGGGCGCGTCTGGCAGAGCCGGGGCTGAGTAACCCTCACAGAGCCATGGCAGCAGCGTGGCGAGAGGCAGCTGGACGGGAGTGGGTGAAACACTGgaccagaaggaaggagacaggagCGGGGCAATTCCTGAGAAATGGCTGGGGACGGGGGAACGGGAGGGTGTCTGCATaatgacaagagagagagagagagagagagagagagagagagagagagagagagagagaggtgatggATGAAGGAGCAAGGCTTTCAGAGGTGGGGGGAATGGGGTCCCCACGGGCAGGGACAGTTCTGCCGCGGTCACAGGAGGGAAAGCAGTCAGGATGGCGCAGGGCCAGACAGGCAGGGGGATGTGGGGTGGGAATGTGAGGGGGTGTCCCGCGTGGTCAGGCCTTTCAATGACATGCCAGGCCAGGTGTGCAGATGAGTAACAGGGAGGGAGAGCGGGGCGGTGCTGAGCAGTGGGATTGCCGGGGGCGAGCCAAGTGCTCGTTTGAGGTTTGTGGCCGTGGGTGACTCCAGCCACATGGGTGACTCAGCTAGGACGGTGGCTGTGCCCAGtgagaggagcagagggagccagGGGCCAGGAAACAGTTTGCAGGGACAGGACGAACCTGATGACTCTAAcccgggaaggagaggaagggagggaggaagggggcctCGCAAAAGCAGGGGGCTCAGCAGATCAGGGAGGTCAAGGCtgagggtggcagggaggggctgagagggtTGACGgcgaggccagggagggaggttTGGATCCGCTCAGGGTGCTGGCTGGACCGAGGGAAGGAGAAGGCTGCTGCAGGAGAGGATGGCAAGGGACTGAGGGGCCCGTCAGTGGACTGGGTCACCCACATGGGTCCAGAAGCCCAGGGACAGGTGACAGAGGGGTCAggggggactgtgggccccaggGCAGCCACATGGAGGAGTGACAGCAAGCGCTGTCTGGATGGCAACAAAGTCTGCTTCCCTGGCTCGCAGCCTGGGCTCAGGCCAGGATGGGGAGGCAAGCATGGCTCCTTAGATTTACAAGGACGTTCAACGTTTCACTCCTCAAAGCAATTCGAGAGGTCAGCACCCGCATCCCCAGGCCCCACGAGGACCTGGGGCTCAGCGAGGACGCGCCCTGCCTGAGCCTTCCAGCCCGGAGGGGGGCCCAGACCGCACCCTGTTTGTTAGCTCTGCGTGCGGGGTCGGGGGGCTCAGGTCACCTGGGTAGTTCCGGCAGCCGCCCGCGGTGCTCCCCCGCCGCCAGGTGCCGTCATAGAGGGTGGTGTTCCACTTCCGGAACCGCCGGCTCTTCAGGGCGTCGGGGGTCAGGTTGCAGATCTCCAGGCGGGTGAACTCGCGCATGAAGTCTCGGAATGACATCCTGGGGGTCGAGGTGCAGAGGTGAGCCCCGGTCCCGGCCAGGACCCCCGGGGATGCAGCAGGCGCGGCTTCTGGGGTGTGGGCGGCGGGTGCCAGGTCCCGAGAGGGGCCAGGctgaggaggcagctgctcacCAGAACTCCCCGTCCTCCATCTTGATGCGGAGCTGCTCCCGCTCGTAAGGGTCCACGTTGTTCCACTCTGAGGAGCTGTGGGGAGAAGGGCCTCTGTCCCTGGGGCCTGTCCTCCCCTAGCCCAGGTCACGGTCAAGGTCAATCCCCAAGATCCCAGTTCCAGGGGTGGCCTGACAAGGctcacaggctgggcccaggagcccaggtggCCTGAGCTTGGTCCTTGGGCCCAGGAACATGAGGACGGGCCCCTCTGCTCAATCCTGAGCCCACCCCAGGCTGGCAGCACCCTGAGCAGAAATGCCAGGGGCACTGAGCAGCCTCCCCAGCCGgtgccccctgcccctcacccgtCACTCCAAGCTCCAGTCCACTCCACCTCGCCCCACGGGTTCCGCATCCGGATCAGGTTCACCATCTGGCCCATGTAGTTCACCTGTTCCCCAGAGCTCCCATCAGCGCCTGCCCGGCACGCACTGCGACACCCCTTCCCGCCACGTCATCCTGGCCTAGCCCGGCGCGGCACCCAGGCGCACCAGACCCAGCGGAGAAGCAGCTACGTATGCAAACGACCGTCCATCGAGGCAGGCCAGGACACACGCCCCAGGAGAAGCGTCCCCCGGAGGCAAATAAGGGGCAACTGCAGGagagcccctcccacagccctggtCTCGGCGAGGGGCAAGGTCAGGCAAAGACACGGGCAGCACCCTGTAGGGAAGGCCCCAGGGTACCTGCTTGGCCCCCGTGACGGAGTAGGCGTGGCCCTTCACCAGCTTCTTGAAGGTGACGGCCTCCATGTCCAGGACGCTGGAGATCTGCAAGGTCAGGTGCTCTGGTCAGGGGCGAGGTTCCAGGGACCCGGTCAGCATCCCTACCCCCAGGCAGAGGTGAGCCCAAGCATCAGGGTCCTGGGCAGTCCCCCTTATGGAACGGAGTGGCAGGCAGGGACCCCGACCCCATCTAACCCAACACCTCCAAGTGCAGATGCTGCCGCTAGAAGGGGGTGCCGGAGGGTTCCGCCAATGCCgccagggtggggggctgggCACCCTGACACCGCTCCTGGCCAGAGCCAGCCGGCCCCGTGCGCACAGGAGGCTCGCCGGGCACTCACATCGATGGAGCAGCCCAGCAGGGAGCCCCGCTCCAGGGCCTTGATGATGATTTGGTAGAGGTCGCTGGGCGCCTTGCGCAGCTCATACCACTCGGTGACGCCGCCGGTGAAGTCCTCAAAGCCCTCGGAGGTGCTGCCCCCCGACAGGGCTTCGTAGCTGCCGTTCACCCTGTGGGCGGCCCCGGGTCAGTGCTCGGGCACCACAGAGGACACTGCCCCTGGGTGGCCTGCGGCTGCCCCCGGCCCCACTCACTTGGCGTAGGCCTTCTCGAGCAGGGCGCTCCAGAACTCGTTGCCTTGGGCCGAGTGCACGAACACCAGCTTCCCGTCCTTGGTGggcagcaggtcatccacgaCCACGTCCACCCACTCCCCGAACTGCCACAGCTGTGGGGGGAAGGGGCACGGTGAGACCTGCCGTGGGGTCCCCAAGCCCGAGGTCACGCCTCCGACTGCCGCTTACGAGACCAGGTATCCCAGAGCAAGTTACGccccccgagcctcagtttccctgtccaTCCAAGGGGGCCGCAGGGCCTTCCCCCGAGGAACACTAACCCAATCCTGAAGGTAAAGCGCCTTACAAGGCCAGCAAAGCTGCTATTCCGGAAACAGCCCCAGGTGTCAGTGGGGGGTTGGAACGCTCCCCCCTGGGCTCTGGGGAACTAGCCCCCTTTAGGGCACAgtccccacctgtcccctccGCATTCTaggccagggtgtgtgtgtgggtgggggtgggggatacaTATGCAAAGTGGGCGTGGACCAAAAATGTAGCACCCGGTCCTTCAACCACAGGATGGGCGGGGTTCCTGCAATCCTGGGGCTTGCTTCAGAGGTGCCAGAGGCCAGGTTCCCCAGAAGGGAGGCTTCCGGTTGCCCCTGGCCAGAAGCAGCCCCGTGCTGCTGAGAAGGAAGGTGTGGaacaatggggggaggggggctggtgcACCCAAGTAGCACGGGTAGTGGGGGGGCTGCTGGACCGGccaaaagaggcagaaaggagcggattggaagagagagggaagggggcggggaaaGGGACGGCGAGGCCAAGTCCCTCTGGACAGCCTGGGCAGGTGTGGCACTTGGCCACGGTGGACAGCAGCTGGGATCCTGTAGGCCAGCGGTCGCCACGCCAgccagtggtccgtgaggtctgaaaggctgGCGACTGCTGCTGTAGGCTGTCTCCTGGGCCCCAAGGTGGGTGAGGAGGGAGGACAGTAAGGGGCTCCCTGACTAGGCAGAAGGAGGGGGAgttcccagggcagggctggggccacaGGGTTTCATCCAGGgttgctgggggaggggtggtgtctCCCCCAACACCAGCTCATTAAGAATTCATTAGTCTTTGACTTGAAAAATGGGCTTGGTGTGCAAACGTCAGGAAAATCTGGTTTAAATAGACTTAATCCCAAGTTGTTCTTTTCTGCAGGGCTGTCAGGGGCTAGAGGCtgccaggaggagctgggggcgggggtgtggacACCGTGGGTGGGGATGGCCATGTGTGCTGGTCTGTCCTCACCCAGcagaacattaattttttttttaggggaaaCTGAGACCCTGGAAGGAAAAAGGATTTGTCCCACAGGACATAACACAGACACAGAGATCTTTCTACCCTTCCCGGCACTTTTTCCCGATCGGCACAGCCACCCGGGAACGCTGCCAGCCGAatacctgcccacctgccaccgCTCCACAGCTGACCGCCCGGATGGCACCGAGAGGGCACATTCTTTCCAGAGGGAGGGCGGGCCCTGCAGGGTGTGGCTCTGAGCCACCCTCACTGCAGTCTGAGGGTCACCTGTCCTCGCCTCCCGGGTGTTTCCTgccactctccctgccccctgcatCTCACCTGGAAATGGAAGATGCCGGCGTAGCCATCCTGGAAGCTCTGGCCGTGCGGAACCACTCGGTGCAGGAGAGTGTCATTGAGGGTGAGAGAGGCGATGGCAGCCAGGAGCCAACAGTCCCCTGGGATGGGAGACCCCCGTCAGACCTGCTCTGCTAGTGCTTGCCCATGCTGGGGAGAACCAGGGGTCCCCTGGGTGGCCTACCCCTCAGCTAGCAGAAAGCCCCAGGAATCTGGGCGAACCAGCCCCAGCACGGGCAGCCAGAGCCTGTCTGAGCTTGCAggagggaggggttggggcagaGCCAGAAGGAACGGGCAGAGGGAACTCCTGTGGAAAAAACACCCAGGACCCGCTAGGGCCTACCCAGGGCTCCCTGGCAGATGTCCGTGCGGGTGGCTCCGTCCACGATGAACTGGGGGTTTGAGAGCAGCTCCTGCAAGAGACCCAGAGTCCTGTCTCCCAGAAAcgagcccagcccccaggccccaccccctacTGAGACCTGGGGTCCTGTTCCCATTCCTCACTCAGGATGGGGGTAACCTGAGCCCCACACGGGGAAACCCCTCTCACCGTGGGGCGCTTCCACTTGATCCCGTAGGTTTTGGAGGAGTTGGGGCCCAGGTCCTTGTAGCCCAGGCTCTGGGTCACCGGTGGGAAGGCGTCGTCGCGGAAGAGGGCCCCGCTCTGCAGGCACCGGGCCCGCAGCTGCTCATAGTCCTGGCCCAGGTACTTGATGGCGTTTTCATGgcggcccaggcccagctccttgGCCCGCTGCTTCTGCACTTGGGCCGACACCCCGGTGCAGTACACGGGGGTGATGATCTCCTCGGCCATCCTGCGGGGCGGACAGGCCTCCTCAGCACCCAGGCCTCCCCAGGACGACAACGGGGGCCTCCCCAACCCTGGGGTTACCCACATCACCGCTCCCCTCGCGGAACGCAGGGCTCCGCCACTTCCTTCTGCTCCCAGGAGAGGAGTTCCCCAGCCCGGGGTGTGCGGGCCACGCCCTCGCTACCCCCGACAGAGCCACCACCTTCCCCCGGAGCCCATTGtcctgggcctgctgctgcccggggccggcccgcccgccggccaggtggggcagggcggggcccgAGGAACCGCAGGGACGAGGGAGCTGGGAGACCCCAGGAAAGGCCTTCGGACCCTGTCGGCCTGCAACCCTCCCCAAGCCAGGCCAGCCCTACTCACTGCCCCTTCCCTGGCGTGAGGGCGGCGAGCGCCAGGCACCCGGGGTCCGTCCCCAGGCCCCGAGACAGGCCGGGCGCTCAGCGCTGGCCCTCCGTCCCTGACCCTCCGgcctccccagccagcccggGGCCCCGGGCGCGCTGACTGCGGCGGGCGCCTGGGCTGTGCGCTCCGAGTGCCCGGGGCCGGGGCAGCCCCTCCGCCGGGCGCGGCGGCCGGATCGGGAACCCCGGCCCCGCCACTCGGTCCTCACCTGGAGGAGGAGTTGGGCAGGGTCGCTGCGGTGCCCGCGGCCGGCTTCCCCGGTGGCAGCTCCGGGCAGGGCCCAACCAGGAAGAGCgctctccccgcccgcccccgcggccctccgccctccgcccgcccgcccctgctcctcctcctgggctCCGGCCCCTTCCCCTCGCTCCCCCTTATCTCCCGGGCGCCTTCCCCGActatctccctctcactctcgGCGTCttcccgccccggcccccgggCCCGCGGCCAGCTGCGCGCGAGGACGAATTAGCAAAAGGCGGagcgggccggggaggggccggcctgcggggcggggagggctggggctgggccgaagggcagcgggcagcgggggcagggcaggggtatTTTTAACCAGGGGCAGCTGCTGCGGTGCcgcgccgcccccctcccccgacgCGGGGCCCCCAGGGCATTCCCG is a genomic window of Myotis daubentonii chromosome 9, mMyoDau2.1, whole genome shotgun sequence containing:
- the CAPN1 gene encoding calpain-1 catalytic subunit; protein product: MAEEIITPVYCTGVSAQVQKQRAKELGLGRHENAIKYLGQDYEQLRARCLQSGALFRDDAFPPVTQSLGYKDLGPNSSKTYGIKWKRPTELLSNPQFIVDGATRTDICQGALGDCWLLAAIASLTLNDTLLHRVVPHGQSFQDGYAGIFHFQLWQFGEWVDVVVDDLLPTKDGKLVFVHSAQGNEFWSALLEKAYAKVNGSYEALSGGSTSEGFEDFTGGVTEWYELRKAPSDLYQIIIKALERGSLLGCSIDISSVLDMEAVTFKKLVKGHAYSVTGAKQVNYMGQMVNLIRMRNPWGEVEWTGAWSDGSSEWNNVDPYEREQLRIKMEDGEFWMSFRDFMREFTRLEICNLTPDALKSRRFRKWNTTLYDGTWRRGSTAGGCRNYPATFWVNPQFKIRLEETDDVNEDDYGGRESGCSFVLALMQKHRRRERRFGRDMETIGFAVYEVPPELVGQPAVHLKRDFFLANSSRARSEQFINLREVSTRFRLPPGEYVVVPSTFEPNKEGDFVLRFFSEKSAGTEELDDQVQANLPDEQVLSEGEIDESFKTLFRQLAGEDLEISVKELQTILNRIISKHKDLRTKGFSLESCRSMVNLMDRDGNGKLGLVEFNILWNRIRNYLSIFRKFDLDKSGSMSAYEMRMAIESAGFKLNKKLYELIITRYSEPDLAVDFDNFVCCLVRLETMFRFFKTLDTDLDGVVTFDLFQWLQLTMFA